The DNA region TAGATGAGTGAAATGGCGGACAAACTGAGAAACGTTGCCCTTGTGGGCCATAGCGGTTCCGGAAAAACCTCGCTTGCCGAAGTGCTGCTTTTCAACAGCGGGGTCATCAACCGCCTGGGACGGGTGGAAGACGGCAATACCGCCATGGACTTCGAACCCGAAGAGTTGAAGCGCGGTTCGAGCATCAGCAGCGGGTTCCATTCATTCCTCTGGAAAAAGCGCTCCGTGTGCCTGATCGACACGCCGGGCGACATGAATTTCTTCACCGACACCAAGTTTTGTCTCCAGGGGGCGGACGCCGCCCTGGTGGTGATCGACGCTGTCGACGGGGTCAAGGTCCAGGGCGAGCAGGCCTGGGAACTGGCGCGCCAGTTCGGCATGCCGGTGGCGATTTTCGTCAACAAGCTCGACCGGGAGCGCGCCGATTTCGCCCGAGCGCTGGAGGACGCCCACAAAAGCTTCGAAGACCCCAAACCCATCGTCATCCAACTGCCCATCGGCTCCGAGGCCGATTTTCGTGGGGTGGTGGACCTCATCGGCATGAAGGCCTATCTCTATGACGATCAGGGCAAGGCCACGGCGGCCGACATACCCGCCGAAATGCAGGATCAGGTGGAAACCGAACGCGAGGCCCTGATCGAAAACGTCGCCGAGGCCGACGACGAACTGATCGAACGCTACCTCGAGGGTGAAACCATCTCCGATGATGAGATCCGCGCGGCTCTCCACAAGGGTCTGATCAGCCGCACCTTCAGCCCGGTGCTCTGCGGCTCCGCCACCCGCTGCATGGGAATCGACCTGTTGCTGGATTTCATCGCCGCCAGCATGCCCTCCCCTCTCGCCCGCGGCCCCCGCAAGGGCCTGGATCCCGTAAGCGGTGAAAGCGTGGAGCGCGCACCGGAGCCGGATGCGCCCTTTTCGGGGTTCGTCTTCAAAACCATCGCCGACCCCTATGCCGGGCGCCTGTCGATCTTTCGGGTGGTTTCCGGCAAGCTCTCGGGCGACGGGACCCTGTATAACGCCACCAAGGAGTGCCGTGAGCGCTACAACCAGCTGCTGACCATCGCCGGCAAAGAACAGAAGCCCATCGGCGAGGCGTGCCCCGGGGCCATCGTCGCCTTTGCCAAGCTCAAGGAAACCACCACCGGCGACACCCTCTGCGACGAAAGCGCCAAGATCCAGTTTGAATGCGTCAAGCCCCTGCCCACCCTGATCTCCTTTGCGCTGGTGCCCAAATCCAAGGGGGATGAGGACAAGATTTTCAGCTCCCTGACCAAACTCCTGGAAGAAGACCCCGGCCTCAAGGTCGAACGCAATGCCGAGACCAGCGAGATCCTGCTCTCCGGTATGGGGCAGGTGCACATCGAGGCCACCATCGAAAAATTGAAACGCAAGTACAACGTGGAGGTCAACCTCAACACCCCCAGAATCCCCTACCGCGAAACCATCAAGAAAAAGGTGCGGGTGCAGGGCCGCCACAAAAAGCAAACCGGCGGCCACGGTCAGTTCGGCGACTGCTGGATCCAGATGGAGCCCCTGCCCCGCGGCGAAGGGTTCCAGTTCGTGGACGCCATCGTCGGCGGCGCGATACCCAAAACCTATATCCCCGCCGTTGAAAAAGGCGTTCAGGAGTCGGCCCGCAGGGGGGTTTTGGCGGGGTTTCCGTGCGTGGACTTCAAAGTGACCCTGGACGACGGGTCCTTCCACGCGGTGGACTCCTCCGAGATGGCCTTCAAGATCGCCGGCTCTCTGGCCTTCAAGAAAGCCGCCGAGGAAGCCAAGCCCGTCTTGCTGGAACCCATCATGAGCGTGACCATCACGACCCCCGACGAATTCATGGGGGACATCATGGGGGACCTCAACGGGCGGCGCGGACGGGTGCTGGGCATGGACAGCGAGGGCAAATATCAGGTCATCAAGGCCCAGGTTCCCATGGCGGAGTTTCTCACCTACGCCCCCGATTTGAACTCCATGACCGGCGGCCGGGGCCTCTACACCATGGAATTCTCGCACTACGACGAGATGCCGGCGCAACTTGCCGAAAAGGTCATCGAGGCGGCCCTCAAGGAAAAGGGTTAACCCCCCTTATCCGTCAAAAACTATGGAGGCCGCCGTCGGCGTGGGATTTTGACACACCGGCGGCGGCCTAGTTTTTGCGGCCCTTCTCCCCTGCCCCGTGCTCAGGGTGCCAGCCCGTGCGGAAAGCAGCAGCGCCCCGGCGCGAACCCTTCCCAGAACGCCTCCCGCAGCGAATCGAACAGCACGCGGTGGCCGCGCCCGGTGGCTTCGCCGGAGGGGCAGCCGGGGCGGTGGAAGCGGCGGGAGCGGCTGTTGCCCACATAGGGCTGCCCCGTTTTCTCCGGCAAGACCCGCCAGATGCCGCGGCCGGCCTGCAGCGCCTCCCGCTGGGCCTCCAGCAGGCGCTGCCGGTAGCGGTCGTTGGGGCTTCGGTAAAGGCAGAATGCGAGGCCCGCATGCAGCAGGGCCTCGTTGACCATGATTCCGTCCTCCAAAAAAACGTAGGCCAGGTGACGGTTGTAGCGGTCCTGCCGCTCACGGTCATACTCCAGGCGCACTTTCTGGTGCAGGACGAGTCGCCGATTGAACCTGCGCGCCGCCTGGGCAAAAGGCTCCGAGGGCTCGCGGGCGCCGCCGATTTCCGGGGCGTCGATTCCGATGTAGCGCACCCGGGTCCCGCTCTCCAGCACCACCGTATCGCCGTCGTTGACCTGCCGCACCCGTTCCCAGGCGCCGGCGGCCGCAGCACCGGCGGCCGGCACGAGAAGCACCAGTGCGCACAGCAGGCCGAGAAGCCCCCGGGAGCAAGCCCGCAGGCGCTCAGGAAAGCAGGCCGGCATCCAGCTCACAGTGCGAAACGGCGCTGCGGTCCAGCATCCGCGGAAGGCCGCCGCGGGCCGCCGGCACAAACCCCAAACTCTGCTGCCAGACCTCGTCGTCTTCCATGCAGAAATAAACGCACACGTCGGGTGCGGCCTCGCGGATGGCCCGGATCACAGCCTGGTAGAGGCGAATCCGCAGCGGTTTGAAGTAGCGCAGCTTGCCGTCCAGGCCGGGGATGAATTCGCCGGTCAGAATGCGCGAATCGGGGAAGCGCTGGCGCAAGATGGGTTTCAGCTCCGGCATGAAGCGGAACGTGCCGATGCTGATCCAGACGATGTGGTGACTGGCGACATGGGCAAAAATCTCCGCCACCACGGTCTGGTACTCAGCTTCACAGCCCGCATAGATCACCATCGGATCGAAATGGAAGGCAACGGGGTAGCCGTGCGCCGCCGCCCGGGCGGCCGCCTGCAGCCGGGCCTTGAGGCTGGCTGTGCGGCGCTCTTCGGTGGCGATCACCCGCGGCGTGTTGACCGACCAGGCGAGGATGCTTTTTTTGTTGTGCGGCAGCTGAAGCAGATCGGAGATGGCCGCGGTTTTGGTTTTCAGTTCCAAAACGGCACGGTTCTGGCCGGCAAACCGCATCACCAGGCCCTGGGAGAGGCCCGTCCAGGGCTCCCAGATCAGGCTGTCGGTGAACTCGCCGGTGCCGATCCGGCTGATGCCGGGTCGTGCGAAGGTCTGCGCCAATTCCCGCAGCATGTCGTCGTGGTTGAGGAAAAACTGCAACAGCGGCGGGTGAAAATAGGATTGCAGAATGCAATACGAACAGTCCATCACACAAAAGGTGGCGACGTGCAGAATTTGGTAGCCGCAGCAGGTATAGCAGCGCGTGCCGGGGCATTTGCGTATGAACGGCCCGCGGTTGCGGGTCAGCAGGAGCACCTCTTTGGCGGCCTGAACCGGATCGGCGGCGGCGGCCACCTGCCCGAAAACCGGTCCGGGGTCGCTCACCGTGCGGGCGGGAATCCCCAGGTGGCGCTGGATGCGCCCGACCAGGGGGTGGCCGGCGACCGCAGCGTCGATGAAGAGTTGGGAAATGGGCAAGCGGGAACCTTCAGGGCACCAGCAGATCGCAGACCAGGGCCTCGGCGAGGTCCATGTCGATTTTACTCATGTTCAGCACCAGATCGTAGTGCTCGGGGCGATTGTAATCCACCGCGTTAAAGAGCCGCAAGAGCTTGCGGCGACGGAGGTCCTCCTTGGTGACCGCTTTCCGGGCGGCTTCCTCGGAGAGCTGGTAGCGGCGCTTCATGAAGTCGATCCGGTAGGCCAGGTCGGCGATCAGCAGCACATGGTGCGTGTCGGGATAATCCTTGAGAATGAATTGGCCGCCCCGGCCGACGATCACCAGGTTGTCGCGCTGGGCAATCTGAGGGACGATCTGGTAGAGGAGCTTGATGTAGGCCTTTTCATCCATGTACTGCCGTTGGGTGTCGAAAATATGGTCGATCAGCTTCGACGGCACGAATCCGGCCATGAAATTGGACAGGCTGCCGCCGCCGTCCTTGACCAGGGAATTGACCCAATCCTTGGAAACCGCAGCCTTTTCGGCCACCTTTTCGATGATCTCCTCGTAAATGAAGTCGTAACCCAGCTTTTTGGCCAGTCGTTGGCCCAAGGTGATACCGCCGGCACCAAACTGCCGAGAGATGGTGATGACCGCCATTTTGTACTCCTTTCACGGCAAGAAGATCGTTTTTGACGATCATAGTCAAAAAGGCCCGGCCAGGTCAAGCCGGAATGCGGAGTAAAGACCCGACCACAGTCTGCCGTGCCTTTAATTCGTATTGTTCGTGATTATGATGAGGGTATTTTGGCACCTCTATCGGAATGGTAACTGTCTTTGAGAGTGCTGTCCGCTGAGGGGAAAAAGGGGGAGTCAAATCGTTCCCGATTGCCAGACGCGACCTGAGAGGAGGACCACACCCGGATGACCGACATGCTGGTCAAACTCTATGACCTGCCCCCGCTGGCGCCCGTTGCGGCTGAACTGTCGGAAGATGGGATGGCGCTGCGCAGGCCGCTGGCTTGCGAGAAACACCTTGTAACCGTTTGGTTCGCAAACCTCTTTGGCGCCGGCTGGGCCGGCGAGTGCGAGACGGCATTCAGTCGGCTGCCGGTGGCGTGTTTTATCGCCTCCTGCAAGGGCCGTATCCTGGGCGCCGCCTGTTACGACTGCACCTGCCGCAATTTTTTCGGTCCCATCGGGGTGGCCCCCGCCTGGCGCGGCCGCCGGATCGGCGGCGGCCTGCTCCTGAGCTGTCTGCACGCCATGGCCGCCGACGGCTACGCCTATGCCATTATCGGGGGCGCCGGGCCCCAGGCCTTTTTCGCCCGCTGGGTGGGCGCGGTCCCCATCAACGGCTCAACCCCGGGGATTTACCCCGAGCCGCTGACACCGGGCCCTAAGAATCATCCGGCTTGAAACGCGAGGATTCTTTTATGCCCTTTATCAAACTGCCGGGACTGCCGGGAAAAGTCTATGTCCCCAAGCCTTCTGCCGCTCCCCGCCAAAAGCATCCCTGCCCGGACTGCTTCGCCTGTCAGGAATGCTCTGAGGACCGTTGTCGGGTCTGCCGCTGCGACGCGGCCCGCAAGAAAAAGGGCCTGCCGTCCGACGCCCCTGCCCATCCCAACCACGAGAGATAAATTCAACCGCAGCCCCGATTGAGCTTTTTGGCTGTTGTTCTAAAAGGTTGGCGCCGGTCGCCTGGCATGCTATGAAAAGCACTGGCCCAAGCGGTTGTCCGGATTCGGGGTTCGCCCCACCCGCACTCCCGGTCCGCACCGTTTTGATCAACCACCAAGGACAGCCCCTCCACCATGGCCTCTTTTCACTTATCCGATCCGTTGTTGCGCCGCCTGCTTTACGCCCTTGCCGTCATGGCGGTGATCGCTTTCGGTTTCTACACTTTCAGCCTTCTCAAGACTGTTTTGGCGGTGGCCGCCGAGGTGCTGGCGCCGTTTCTGGCCGGCCTGCTCATGGCCTATATCCTGGCGCCGGCGGTGGTTGCCCTCCAGAAACGCCTGGGCCTGGGCAGAATCATGGGGACGCTGGTCCTTTTTCTGCTGGTGGCCTCAGCCGCGGGTCTGCTGCTGGGAATCCTGATCCCGGCGGTTGCCACAGAACTGATCGCCCTGTTCAAGCTCTTGAAAACGACCCTGCCGGATCTGCTCAAGAGGCTCTCCCAGCGGGCGCCCTTCCAGGTCGATGATGTGCTGGTGCGATCGATCCAAAACTATATTCTCTCCCTTGAAATCAGCTTTGAAAAACTTGCGGGTCTGTTGCTGCCGGGGCTCAAAACGATGGCCACTGAGGGCTTTGAAACCGTCGGCCAGGCCACCCGGGGGCTTTTCAGCGGAATCGGCTCGGTGGTCGGATTCTTCTCTTTCGTGATTTTCGTGGGCATCATCAACTTTTATCTGATCGTGGATTGGGAAAAGATCGGCCCGCTGATCCGCAAAATGGTCCCACCCCACCGCCGGGAGCGTTTTTTCGAGGTCCTTCAAAAGATCGACCTGGCCATGGGGGGGTTTTTGCGGGGTCAGCTGACCGTCTCGGCCCTGGTGGGTTCCATGTTCGCCGCAGGTCTTTTCGGGATAAGCCTGATGGGGTTTCCGGCCCTGCGCAACTACTGCCTCCTGATCGGCACCGCCGCGGCCATCGGGGGCTTCATCCCCTATCTCGGACCCATCATCGGGTTGACTCCGGCCGTGCTGATCCTGCTGCTGACCATGGGCGTCGACTGGAGCACCAAACTGTTGACCTTGGCGTTGCTGCTGGCGCTCTTCTCCCTGATCCAGGCCATCGAAGGCTTTGTCCTGCAACCGCGGATCGTCGGCAAGGGCGCCGGCCTGCATCCCCTGGTGGTGTTGTTCGCCCTGATACTCGGTGCGCAGTTTGGCATCGGGGGGATGATTGCGGCCGTCCCCCTGGCCAGCGTTGTGCGGGTCTTGATCCTGGAATTCTACTGGCTGCCGGTGGAGCGGCGGGAGGCCATGCTGGCAACCGAAGCGGCCGGGAACCGGGATGTGCCCGCCACCCGGTCAAAGGAGGTGTAATGGACTCTCAGGCGTGTGTCACGGTCAACCTCAGACGCGGCATCTGGCAGGCATTTGAAGCCATTGCCGCCCAGCAGGGCAGCGACCCCGTCGACTTGATCGACAACGTGTTGATCGACTACATTGTCGATCACGTGCCGGACTGCCGCCGCTATGCGGATCTGATCGACGAAAACGACTTTATCAAGCCCCTGCCCGAGTGCTGCCGCAGGTGAAGGGCGCGCCGGAAAATCGAGGAGTTGTGAGATGCAGCTGCGAATCGACCACGTTGCCCTGGCCGTTCGGGACTATGCCGCGGCCAAAGCGTTTTTTGAACGAGTGTTCGGCGTCCTCCCGGGCGCCGGCGCACCCGACCAACGCCTGGGCTTCAGCTGGCGGGTGTTTTCTCTGGGGGATCTCTCCCGCCTGGAAATCCTCGCCCCGCTGGGGGCCGAAAGTTTTCTGAAAGAATTTTTGCGGACGCGCGCAGGCGGCCTTCACCACATCACCCTGCAGACCGACGACATCCATGCCGCGCGGGCCCACCTGGACCGCTGCGGCGTGCCCTATTTCGGATTCAGCGATGAAGACCCCGACTGGCAGGAGCTCTTTATCCACCCACGGGATGCTTTCGGGGTGCTGATCCAGGTGGCGGCGTTTGAACCCGATGCTTTTCTCGGGCCCGAGGCCAAACTCCCCCGGGGGAAACGGTGGTCTCTGACCCTCACCGCCACCGGCTGCCGCCTGGAGGTGGCCCATCCCGGCGGCGGCAGCGTCGCACTGGAACTCGACCCGGCGGAAATCGACGCACTGATCGCGGACCTGCAGCGGCACCGCAACGGGGGATGAGCGTTTAGAGTGGCCTGCTGGGGGCGCAGTTCCACCTTTTCACGAGTTGGCGGGACGGGGGACATAGCTGTTTTCTTTTGCGCGCCGATTTGATATGAAAACTCGTCTTCGCCATATTTACGCAGCGCGCTGCGGTCAAACCGGAATCGGTTCGAAGAAGGGGGTGGCATGAAGGACGGTTTGGACGTGATTATCGTCGATGATGATCCGGATGTCTGTGAAGTGCTGGCGGATATCATCAACCGTTTTTACAAGTGGGGCAATGTCTTCGTTTTCACGGATGTCAATGAGGCGGCCATTTACTGCATCAACCGGGACATCGGGATCGCCATCCTGGTGGTGGATGTCTACCTCGGCGAAAAAACCGGTTTCCAGTTTCTCGACACCATCTCCACGCGGTTTGCCACCGCCCACGAAGACACCATCATGATCACCGGCCACGCCAGCGACGATGTGGTC from Desulfobacteraceae bacterium includes:
- the fusA gene encoding elongation factor G, with amino-acid sequence MSEMADKLRNVALVGHSGSGKTSLAEVLLFNSGVINRLGRVEDGNTAMDFEPEELKRGSSISSGFHSFLWKKRSVCLIDTPGDMNFFTDTKFCLQGADAALVVIDAVDGVKVQGEQAWELARQFGMPVAIFVNKLDRERADFARALEDAHKSFEDPKPIVIQLPIGSEADFRGVVDLIGMKAYLYDDQGKATAADIPAEMQDQVETEREALIENVAEADDELIERYLEGETISDDEIRAALHKGLISRTFSPVLCGSATRCMGIDLLLDFIAASMPSPLARGPRKGLDPVSGESVERAPEPDAPFSGFVFKTIADPYAGRLSIFRVVSGKLSGDGTLYNATKECRERYNQLLTIAGKEQKPIGEACPGAIVAFAKLKETTTGDTLCDESAKIQFECVKPLPTLISFALVPKSKGDEDKIFSSLTKLLEEDPGLKVERNAETSEILLSGMGQVHIEATIEKLKRKYNVEVNLNTPRIPYRETIKKKVRVQGRHKKQTGGHGQFGDCWIQMEPLPRGEGFQFVDAIVGGAIPKTYIPAVEKGVQESARRGVLAGFPCVDFKVTLDDGSFHAVDSSEMAFKIAGSLAFKKAAEEAKPVLLEPIMSVTITTPDEFMGDIMGDLNGRRGRVLGMDSEGKYQVIKAQVPMAEFLTYAPDLNSMTGGRGLYTMEFSHYDEMPAQLAEKVIEAALKEKG
- a CDS encoding thermonuclease family protein → MPACFPERLRACSRGLLGLLCALVLLVPAAGAAAAGAWERVRQVNDGDTVVLESGTRVRYIGIDAPEIGGAREPSEPFAQAARRFNRRLVLHQKVRLEYDRERQDRYNRHLAYVFLEDGIMVNEALLHAGLAFCLYRSPNDRYRQRLLEAQREALQAGRGIWRVLPEKTGQPYVGNSRSRRFHRPGCPSGEATGRGHRVLFDSLREAFWEGFAPGRCCFPHGLAP
- a CDS encoding DNA photolyase codes for the protein MPISQLFIDAAVAGHPLVGRIQRHLGIPARTVSDPGPVFGQVAAAADPVQAAKEVLLLTRNRGPFIRKCPGTRCYTCCGYQILHVATFCVMDCSYCILQSYFHPPLLQFFLNHDDMLRELAQTFARPGISRIGTGEFTDSLIWEPWTGLSQGLVMRFAGQNRAVLELKTKTAAISDLLQLPHNKKSILAWSVNTPRVIATEERRTASLKARLQAAARAAAHGYPVAFHFDPMVIYAGCEAEYQTVVAEIFAHVASHHIVWISIGTFRFMPELKPILRQRFPDSRILTGEFIPGLDGKLRYFKPLRIRLYQAVIRAIREAAPDVCVYFCMEDDEVWQQSLGFVPAARGGLPRMLDRSAVSHCELDAGLLS
- a CDS encoding cytidylate kinase-like family protein translates to MAVITISRQFGAGGITLGQRLAKKLGYDFIYEEIIEKVAEKAAVSKDWVNSLVKDGGGSLSNFMAGFVPSKLIDHIFDTQRQYMDEKAYIKLLYQIVPQIAQRDNLVIVGRGGQFILKDYPDTHHVLLIADLAYRIDFMKRRYQLSEEAARKAVTKEDLRRRKLLRLFNAVDYNRPEHYDLVLNMSKIDMDLAEALVCDLLVP
- a CDS encoding GNAT family N-acetyltransferase; the protein is MTDMLVKLYDLPPLAPVAAELSEDGMALRRPLACEKHLVTVWFANLFGAGWAGECETAFSRLPVACFIASCKGRILGAACYDCTCRNFFGPIGVAPAWRGRRIGGGLLLSCLHAMAADGYAYAIIGGAGPQAFFARWVGAVPINGSTPGIYPEPLTPGPKNHPA
- a CDS encoding AI-2E family transporter, which produces MASFHLSDPLLRRLLYALAVMAVIAFGFYTFSLLKTVLAVAAEVLAPFLAGLLMAYILAPAVVALQKRLGLGRIMGTLVLFLLVASAAGLLLGILIPAVATELIALFKLLKTTLPDLLKRLSQRAPFQVDDVLVRSIQNYILSLEISFEKLAGLLLPGLKTMATEGFETVGQATRGLFSGIGSVVGFFSFVIFVGIINFYLIVDWEKIGPLIRKMVPPHRRERFFEVLQKIDLAMGGFLRGQLTVSALVGSMFAAGLFGISLMGFPALRNYCLLIGTAAAIGGFIPYLGPIIGLTPAVLILLLTMGVDWSTKLLTLALLLALFSLIQAIEGFVLQPRIVGKGAGLHPLVVLFALILGAQFGIGGMIAAVPLASVVRVLILEFYWLPVERREAMLATEAAGNRDVPATRSKEV
- a CDS encoding VOC family protein, whose protein sequence is MQLRIDHVALAVRDYAAAKAFFERVFGVLPGAGAPDQRLGFSWRVFSLGDLSRLEILAPLGAESFLKEFLRTRAGGLHHITLQTDDIHAARAHLDRCGVPYFGFSDEDPDWQELFIHPRDAFGVLIQVAAFEPDAFLGPEAKLPRGKRWSLTLTATGCRLEVAHPGGGSVALELDPAEIDALIADLQRHRNGG
- a CDS encoding response regulator, with the translated sequence MKDGLDVIIVDDDPDVCEVLADIINRFYKWGNVFVFTDVNEAAIYCINRDIGIAILVVDVYLGEKTGFQFLDTISTRFATAHEDTIMITGHASDDVVDMCVASNVNHLLEKPVRPFALQLAVRAITSKYLRFAKKLLEDECYSQECVKIIQ